Proteins from a genomic interval of Capsicum annuum cultivar UCD-10X-F1 chromosome 4, UCD10Xv1.1, whole genome shotgun sequence:
- the LOC107867825 gene encoding sucrose transport protein, whose product MENGTKREGLGKLNVSSSLQVEQPLPKSKLWKIIMVASIAAGVQFGWALQLSLLTPYVQLLGIPHKYASFIWLCGPISGMIVQPVVGYYSDNCSSRFGRRRPFIAAGAALVTIAVFLIGFAADLGHASGDPLEKGSKPRAIAVFVVGFWILDVANNMLQGPCRALLADLSGGKSGRMRTANAFFSFFMAVGNILGYAAGSYSKLYKVFPFSKTQACDIYCANLKSCFFIAIFLLLSLTTLALSFVRESELPEKEEQEIDEKLAGAGKSKVPFFGEIFGALKDLPRPMWILLLVTCLNWIAWFPFFLYDTDWMAKEVYGGKVGDGRLYDLGVRAGALGLLLQSVVLGFMSLGVEFLGKKIGGAKRLWGILNFVLATCLAMTIVVTKMAEKSRQHHAGTGLLMAPTPGVKIGALTLFALLGIPLAVTFSIPFALASIFSSNAGSGQGLSLGVLNLAIVVPQMLVSIVGGPWDALFGGGNLPGFVVGAVAAAASGVLALTLLPSPPADAKPAVAMGGFH is encoded by the exons ATGGAGAATGGTACGAAAAGAGAGGGCTTAGGAAAACTAAATGTTTCCTCTTCACTACAAGTTGAACAGCCTTTACCAAAATCCAAATTATGGAAAATAATAATGGTCGCTTCTATAGCTGCTGGTGTTCAATTTGGTTGGGCTCTTCAACTCTCTTTACTTACACCTTATGTTCAATTACTTGGAATTCCACATAAATATGCCTCTTTTATTTGGCTATGCGGTCCTATTTCTGGTATGATTGTTCAACCAGTTGTCGGTTATTATAGTGACAATTGCTCCTCCCGTTTTGGGCGTCGCCGGCCGTTTATTGCCGCCGGTGCTGCACTTGTTACTATTGCTGTTTTTCTTATTGGTTTTGCTGCTGACCTTGGACATGCCTCCGGTGACCCGCTTGAAAAAGGATCTAAGCCTCGTGCTATTGCTGTTTTTGTTGTTGGCTTTTGGATCCTCGACGTTGCCAACAATATGTTACAG GGCCCATGCAGAGCACTTCTGGCAGATCTGTCCGGCGGAAAATCGGGGAGAATGAGGACAGCAAATGCATTTTTCTCATTCTTCATGGCCGTCGGTAACATTCTTGGCTACGCTGCCGGTTCCTATTCTAAGCTTTACAAAGTTTTCCCTTTCTCAAAAACCCAAGCATGCGACATCTACTGTGCAAATCTCAAAAGCTGTTTCTTCATCGCCATCTTCCTTTTGCTCAGCTTAACAACCTTAGCCTTGAGTTTCGTCCGCGAAAGCGAACTTCCAgagaaagaagaacaagaaattgACGAGAAATTGGCTGGTGCTGGAAAATCGAAAGTGCCGTTTTTCGGCGAGATTTTTGGGGCGTTGAAGGATTTGCCACGACCCAtgtggattttgttactggtgaCTTGTTTGAACTGGATTGCGTGGTTTCCGTTTTTCTTGTACGATACAGACTGGATGGCTAAGGAAGTTTATGGTGGAAAAGTAGGTGATGGGAGGTTGTATGATTTGGGTGTACGTGCTGGAGCATTGGGATTGTTGTTGCAATCTGTGGTGTTAGGGTTTATGTCACTTGGGGTAGAGTTTTTGGGGAAGAAGATTGGCGGTGCCAAGAGGTTATGGGGGATTTTGAACTTTGTTTTGGCTACTTGCTTGGCCATGACGATTGTGGTTACTAAAATGGCAGAGAAATCGCGCCAGCACCATGCCGGTACCGGCTTACTTATGGCTCCCACGCCTGGTGTTAAGATCGGTGCCTTGACTCTCTTTGCTCTCCTTGGTATTCCTCTTGCG GTCACTTTTAGTATTCCATTTGCTTTGGCATCCATATTTTCTAGTAATGCTGGTTCAGGACAAG GTTTGTCACTAGGAGTTCTGAATCTTGCAATTGTTGTACCACAG ATGTTGGTGTCAATTGTGGGAGGGCCATGGGATGCTTTGTTTGGAGGAGGAAACTTGCCGGGATTTGTGGTTGGTGCAGTTGCAGCTGCAGCAAGTGGCGTTTTAGCACTCACATTGTTGCCATCTCCTCCTGCTGATGCCAAGCCAGCGGTCGCCATGGGCGGtttccattga